The following coding sequences lie in one Arachis ipaensis cultivar K30076 chromosome B03, Araip1.1, whole genome shotgun sequence genomic window:
- the LOC107629278 gene encoding zinc finger protein ZAT5, with amino-acid sequence MDYKEDYYLSNTSNDNCNVVHHDATHHIAKGKRTKRLRLLCGGATVIMPASSCSSASGDDHGSFSISSTTNQEEEDMANCLILLAQGGGDSHQKPPQVDDQDEDDDGCGNNKKKFSEIETATINNNKVGFYIYECKTCNRTFPSFQALGGHRASHKKPKLTTIPAAEDKKPPPPSPPPPLPPPPPQQLMMKTNYDHHLHHSQQIETVPPNNNNPIISLQFGSGQKGNFHGNNNNKPNKIHECSICGSEFTSGQALGGHMRRHRATAAAAANSTAQANVGLSRIEATSTVITTTVEVQPRNILELDLNLPAPEEDLREPKFQFATAATKKSMVLSAAPALVDCHY; translated from the coding sequence ATGGATTACAAGGAAGACTATTATTTGTCCAACACTAGCAATGATAATTGTAATGTTGTTCATCATGATGCTACCCATCATATAGCCAAGGGAAAACGGACCAAAAGGTTGAGGCTTTTGTGTGGCGGCGCAACCGTCATCATGCCGGCCTCTAGCTGTTCTAGCGCTTCCGGCGATGATCACGGCTCGTTTTCGATTTCTTCCACAACcaatcaagaggaagaagacatggCTAATTGCTTGATTCTTCTTGCTCAAGGAGGAGGAGATTCTCATCAAAAACCGCCACAAGTTGATGAtcaagatgaagatgatgatggttGTGGTAACAACAAGAAGAAATTCTCGGAGATTGAAACCGCCACCATAAACAACAACAAGGTTGGTTTCTATATTTATGAGTGCAAGACTTGTAACCGAACCTTCCCTTCCTTTCAAGCCTTGGGTGGTCATAGAGCCAGTCACAAGAAGCCTAAGCTCACAACAATCCCTGCCGCCGAGGACAAGAAACCACCACCACCGTCTCCGCCACCTCCACTGCCTCCCCCACCACCGCAGCAACTTATGATGAAGACCAATTATGACCATCATCTTCATCATAGCCAGCAGATTGAAACTGTCcctccaaataataataatccaataatttctCTACAATTTGGGAGTGGGCAAAAAGGTAATTTCCAcgggaacaacaacaacaagcccAACAAGATTCACGAGTGCTCCATATGTGGCTCCGAATTCACATCCGGCCAAGCACTGGGTGGACACATGAGAAGGCATAGGGCTACAGCGGCCGCAGCCGCCAATAGTACTGCTCAGGCCAATGTTGGCCTAAGCAGAATTGAGGCAACTTCTACTGTTATAACTACAACAGTAGAAGTTCAGCCTCGAAATATTCTAGAATTGGATCTCAACCTTCCGGCTCCGGAGGAAGACCTCCGGGAGCCAAAGTTTCAGTTTGCTACCGCAGCAACTAAGAAATCTATGGTGCTCTCAGCTGCTCCGGCTTTGGTGGACTGCCATTATTAG
- the LOC107629277 gene encoding superoxide dismutase [Cu-Zn], chloroplastic, giving the protein MQATMVVAPQPLLSPFPSSILKSSFSGVSINLSPQSQFASLSASAAKHLTVVAATKKAVAVLKGNSPVEGVVTLTQDDNGPTTVNVRVTGLTPGLHGFHLHEYGDTTNGCISTGAHFNPNNLTHGAPEDEVRHAGDLGNIVANADGVAEATIVDKQIPLTGPNSVVGRAFVVHELEDDLGKGGHELSLTTGNAGGRLACGVVGLTPL; this is encoded by the exons ATGCAAGCAACCATGGTGGTGGCGCCAcaaccccttctctctcccttcccaaGCTCAATCCTCAAGTCCTCTTTCTCCGGCGTCTCCATCAACTTGTCTCCTCAATCCCAATTTGCATCCCTCTCTGCCTCCGCCGCCAAGCACCTCACCGTCGTCGCCGCCACCAAGAAGGCCGTCGCCGTCCTCAAGGGTAACTCCCCCGTCGAAGGCGTCGTCACTCTCACCCAGGATGACAACG GCCCTACTACTGTTAATGTTCGTGTTACTGGCCTTACTCCAGGTCTTCATGGATTTCACCTA CATGAGTATGGTGATACCACAAACGGCTGTATTTCAACAG GAGCGCATTTCAACCCGAATAACCTGACACATGGTGCTCCTGAGGATGAAGTCCGTCATGCGGGTGACCTGGGAAACATAGTTGCTAATGCAGATG GTGTTGCAGAGGCAACAATCGTCGATAAGCAG ATACCACTCACTGGCCCCAATTCAGTTGTTGGAAGAGCATTCGTGGTTCATGAACTTGAGGATGATCTTGGAAAGG GTGGGCATGAACTTAGTTTGACAACTGGAAATGCTGGTGGAAGATTAGCATGTG GTGTAGTTGGTCTGACTCCACTGTAA
- the LOC107629279 gene encoding 50S ribosomal protein L9, chloroplastic, producing MALALPSLSSTSSSFLQQNFTGSSKGPTCNNTNNTSSFLVFAQKKAKKIRKIILKEDVAEVGKKGQLIDVKAGFYRNYLLPTGKAQIVTPLLLKEMKLEEERIEAEKRRVKEEAQQLARIFETVGAFKVKRKGGKGKLIFGSVTAQDLVDIIKAQLQREVDKRIVELPEIRETGEYIAELKLHPEVTARVRLNVFAN from the exons ATGGCGTTAGCACTGCCTTcgctttcttctacttcttcttcgtTTCTGCAGCAAAACTTCACTGGAAGCTCCAAGGGACCCACTTGCAACAACACCAACAACACCTCAAGCTTTTTGGTCTTTGCTCAAAAGAAGGCAAAGAAAATCCGAAAG ATTATATTGAAGGAAGATGTAGCTGAAGTAGGAAAGAAAGGACAACTTATTGATGTTAAAGCTGGTTTCTACAGAAACTATCTTCTTCCCACTGGAAAGGCACAGATTGTTACTCCTCTTCTGCTCAA GGAAATGAAGTTAGAGGAAGAAAGAATTGAGGCCGAGAAAAGACGG GTAAAAGAAGAGGCACAGCAACTTGCTCGAATTTTTGAAACAGTTGGGGCTTTCAAGGTGAAGCGGAAAGGTGGTAAAGGAAAACTAATTTTTGGAAG TGTTACAGCTCAAGATCTTGTTGACATTATCAAAGCGCAGCTTCAAAG GGAGGTGGACAAGAGAATTGTCGAACTTCCGGAGATACGAGAAACCGGAGAGTATATCGCAGAGTTAAAGCTGCATCCGGAAGTTACAGCGAGAGTAAGGTTGAATGTCTTTGCTAACTAA